The Comamonas sp. lk genome contains the following window.
ACCGGCGCGCACAACACGCTGGGTGCCTACAGCACCGAGCGCCTCATCGACGCAGCACCGCTGATTCGCCTGCCCGACGCGATTGACTTCGAGACCGCAGCCGCCATCACCATGCGCGGACTGACGGCCGCTTACCTGATGCGCCGTATCTGGGACTTCAAGAAGGGCGACACCATCTTGCTGCACGCAGCCGCAGGTGGCGTGGGCTTGCTGGTCTCGCAATGGGCCAAGCTTGAAGGTCTGAACGTGATCGGCACGGTCTCCAGCGATGCCAAGGCCGAAGTGGCCAAGGCCCATGGCTGCGATCACACCATCAACTACAGCCATGAAGACGTGGCCAAGCGCGTGCGCGAGATCACCGCCGGCGTGGGCGTGAACGCCGTGTTCGACAGCGTGGGCAAGGACACGTTTGAAGGCTCGCTCAACAGCCTGAAGACACGAGGTCTGATGGTCTGCCTGGGCACGGCCTCCGGCCCCATCCCTCCGTTCAATCCACAGATGCTGGCCGGCAAGGGCTCGCTGTTCCTGACGCGTCCCGCATCGGCTCACTACATTGCCGATCCCAAGGAGCGCGACGCACTGGCCGGCGAGCTGTTCAGCCATGTGGCCGAAGGCCGCATCAAGGTTGACATCAGCAAGCGCTACGAACTGGCCGATGCGGTTCAGGCCCACCGCGATCTGGAAGCACGAAAGATTGTGGGCTCGGCCATCTTTACGCTCTAAATCCACCACACCCGGAGGAGACAAAAAATGAAAGTAGAACAACTGACCTGCGCCATAGGCGCGGAACTTACGGGCGTGAATCTGGCCGATGCCGTGCAGGACGCGGACCTGTTTGCCGAAATCCGCAAGGCGCTGCTCACGCACCGTGTGCTGTTTTTGCGCGACCAGGACATCAGCCGTGCCGAGCATGTGGCTTTCGCGCGCAAGTTCGGAGAGCTGGAGGACCATCCTGTGGTTGGCTCCGATCCGGAAAATCCGGGCCTGTTGCAAATCTACAAAACGCCGGCCAGCCCACCTGATCGCTACGAAAATGCCTGGCACTCGGACACGACCTGGCGCGAGGTGCCGCAGTTTGGCGCGGTGCTGCGCTGCATAGAGTGCCCGACGGTAGGCGGCGACACCATGTGGGCCAATATGGTGCTGGCCTACGAAGGTCTGCCAGAGGGCGTGAAGGCTCAGATTCAGGAGCTGCGGGCCCGCCACAGCATCGAGTTCAGCTTTGGCGCGGCCATGCCGATGGAAAAGCGTCTGGCCCTCAAGG
Protein-coding sequences here:
- a CDS encoding quinone oxidoreductase, encoding MAKVIRYHEVGGPEVLRQEEIEVGQPGPGQVRLKQGAVALNFADTYFRSGLYPAPLPAGIGSEACGTITAVGDGVTNFKIGDRVTYTGAHNTLGAYSTERLIDAAPLIRLPDAIDFETAAAITMRGLTAAYLMRRIWDFKKGDTILLHAAAGGVGLLVSQWAKLEGLNVIGTVSSDAKAEVAKAHGCDHTINYSHEDVAKRVREITAGVGVNAVFDSVGKDTFEGSLNSLKTRGLMVCLGTASGPIPPFNPQMLAGKGSLFLTRPASAHYIADPKERDALAGELFSHVAEGRIKVDISKRYELADAVQAHRDLEARKIVGSAIFTL
- a CDS encoding TauD/TfdA family dioxygenase codes for the protein MKVEQLTCAIGAELTGVNLADAVQDADLFAEIRKALLTHRVLFLRDQDISRAEHVAFARKFGELEDHPVVGSDPENPGLLQIYKTPASPPDRYENAWHSDTTWREVPQFGAVLRCIECPTVGGDTMWANMVLAYEGLPEGVKAQIQELRARHSIEFSFGAAMPMEKRLALKAQYPDPEHPVVRTHPETGEKLLYVNGFTTHFTNFHTPARVRVGQDHTHGAGELLRYLVSQAQIPEYQVRWRWKPNSIAIWDNTATQHYAVMDYPACHRKMERAGIIGSKPF